The Lachnospiraceae bacterium KM106-2 nucleotide sequence GTTGGCACCGAAACTAGTGATATCCTCCTTCTTAATATGATACACAGCTTCTATTTTCTCTAAGTCACTTCCGTGGAAGTGATCTTTCTGTTTGATCATAAGTATCTTCCTTTCTAACTAACCAATATTTATTACTTATTATACACGTTTTGCGCTTGTTTGAAAGAACATTCCATTTTATCTATAGAAATAATTGACTTGTGGAGGCAAACTAGGTAATCTGAGAGAGAGTGGAATTAAATAAAAGGAGAGTATATATGGAAGTGATACAAGTAAGATCGCTAACAAAAGATTATGGAAATAAGAAAGGGATTTTTGATGTTGATCTTTGTGTAAAGAAGGGGGAAGTCTTTGGATTTTTAGGACCAAATGGTGCAGGGAAGACGACTACGATCCGACATCTATTAGGTTTTATGCGGCCTCAGAAGGGAACGGTATCTGTTTTAGGGTTGGATGCTTACGAGGATAGTGAGGAGATAGGAAAAAGATTAGGTTACTTACCGGGTGAGATCGCGTTTATGGATCAAATGACAGGAGAGCAGTTTATTCACTTTATCGGTGAAATGAGAGGAATGCAGGATTTCTCATACGCGGAAACTTTATTAGAAGAATTCAAGTTTGATGCGAGTGGAGACATTCGAAAGATGTCCAAAGGAATGAAGCAAAAGCTGGGCATCATTTGTGCTTTTATGCACGATCCGGAAGTGCTGATCCTTGATGAGCCAACGTCAGGATTAGATCCACTTATGCAGAAGAGGTTTGTTGAATTAGTCTTGAAAGAAAAGAAAAAGGGAAAGACGATTTTAATGTCCTCACATATATTTGAAGAGGTGGAAAAGACCTGTGATCGTATCGGAATGATAAAAGATGGCAGGATCCTAACCGTACAGGATGCAGATACCTTAACAAAGAGTAAGGAGAACCGTTACATAATATATTTTAGTAGTGAAGAAATGGCAGAACAGTTCGCAGCTGCATATGCAGATGTGATCAGTCAGAATCAGAAGGAAGTAGTGGTTGCCGTGAGAGATGAGATGACGGATCTGATTCGTGCACTCACAGAGTACAAGGTGCTATCCTTAAAGCAGGAAACTTTGAATTTAGAGGAGATCTTTATGCAGTACTATGGAGGTGGTATGAATGATTAGTAAGCCGTTGTGGAAGTATAATTGTAAAGTGAATAGAGTTCTTTTTATCTTGGTCCTTGCCGTTTCAAGTATGTATGTTGCAGTTGTTGTATCCATGTACGATAAAGATTTTGTACAAAAGATGAATACACTCATGGAGATGTTCCCGAAACAGCTGATGGATGCCATGGGGATGAGCAGCATGGGAGGGACTCTTCTTAGTTTTGCTGGGCAATACTTATATGGAATGCTGTTTCTATTATTACCATTAGTATATACCATACCCGTTGCCAACCGACTGGTTGCTAAGCAGGTGGAAAGAGGGAGCATGGCTTATCTGTTAGCAACTGGTAATAGTCGTAAGCGGATTGTTCGTACTCAAATTCTCTTTTCTATCGTTGGTGTGGGAGTGATGGTATTATTTCTTACTGTCTTTCTAGTGGTGGCAGCAGCTTGTAAGCCTGGAATTACAATTGACTATATTGGATTGTTACGACTAAATACAGGATTACTATTATTACATTTTGCAATCAGCGCAATTACATTTTTAGCATCCTGTATCTGCAATGAGACGAAATACTGTCTTATGCTAGGCGCAGGCATCTCAATTCTTTTTTATGTATTTCAGATGCTCTATAACCTACATGAACAGATGGATGCACTGAAGTTATTTCGATACGTTACCATCTATTCCTTATTTGATGTGAACGGACTCATTGATGGTAGTTTGGGTGGAATCGTGAAGATGCTATTTTTACTTGTGATTGGTTTCCTTTGCTATGTGACAGGGTATCAGGTATTTGTTAGAAAAGATTTATTATTGTAAACAAAACTAGTAATTTTTGAAAATGTTTGCTTTTCAAGGCTGATTGTAGTAAAATGCGTTATTGAGTGTCAACTGAAACAAAGGAGTGTTACAAGAATGACTTATATTCTACAAGATTTTTTCATGGCCATCTTAAAACCGTTCCTAAAGCAGACGTCTAAGATTGAAGAAAAGAAAAAAGCTAATCTTAGAGTTCTAGGATTTGCAGCATTATTTATGCTTACTATTATAACAAGGGTTTGTAATGGCATTAATTATAAATATTATGGTCCCTATACACTATTATGTTGTGCAATAATGTTTGGAATTGCCGTGTTATCGTTAGATCAGGATTTAAAACGTGTGAGGTGGAATCGACCACTTGTATGGATCTTATCTGCATTATTTGGTCTTATGTTCGTTTCAGAAATACTGGTATTTAAGACACAATTCTTAATGGAAGTTGTGATCGTTGTGTTTTTTGGCGGCATTGTATATGTATGGCAGAACACTGAGAAAAAGGAACAGTATGTAGAGGAATTTATGCTTGCTGTGAAGATTATCTTCTGGCTCTTAGCTGTAATCTGTTTCTTCTTCCGTCCGAGAACAGAAGGACTTCGTTACGCAGGATTCTTCCAAAATCCAAACTGCTTCGCTTATCATCTGCTTGCATTTATGGCGATCTTTGTAACATCGATCGATCATAAAATTCAAAAAAGAGAGAAATTAACGAAAGCAATTCCAGATCTATTCGGTATTGGATTATCTGTGTTTTATCTATTGCAGACACAGTCAAGAACTTCTTGTGTTGCAATTGGAATAATGTGTGCAATTTGGTTTTTAGTTCGATTCTATGTGAGTATCAAAGGAAAGAATTTAGTTACCTTTATAAAGTATCTTTTACTTGCAGCAGTGATTATAGCGGTCTCTTATCCAATCGCGGATAAGGCATTAGACGTATTGCCAAAAGTATTCGATCATCCAATTAAATTCGGGAATGATATGCCTTATCATACGAGAGAATTTGAGATGTTTACGCCGGCTAAGCCAGCAAAAGGCCCATCTTTATCTTATATGGAGAAGATGAAGAAAAAAATCGTTAAATTGTTTACAACAGATGAAGGACTTAATAAATTACTAAGTGGTCGTTTAACCTTATATCGTTCTTATTTGTCTGATGTCAATTATCTAGGAAATAAAAATGTGACACGTACCATTGAAAAGCGTGTTTGGACCTCTGCGCATTCGAATGCGATCCAATATATGTACTTGTATGGTAAATTAACGTTGATTCCATACATTCTTATGATATTAGGAAGTATCTTTTACGGATTCCGATATTTTAAGAGAAGTTATAAGCAATGTTCTTATGCAGCATTACCGATGATCTTTATGATCGGTTATGCCGTGAATACATTAGTAGAGAGTGTGTATCAACCATTACATCGATTTACGGCATGCATTTTCTGGTTTATTTTATTAGAACTTGCCTTTACGTATTTTGAGAAGAAAAATAGAAAAGATATAAAGAATTAGCATAGAAGCTAGATAAAGTAATAACTTTATCTAGCTTTTAGACTGTTGACAAAGTCGCCAGTCTTGGATGAAAGGCAGCTTTCATCCAGTTTTTCAATCAGAATGCCTAGCGCTCGCTCGTGCAAGTTGCAAAGAACGCAACCTACTCACACTAGGCCAGAAGCCGAAAAGCGTCGTTTCCGTCTTCTGATTAATAATGGAGAACGAAGTTCTCCAAACCTCTCCCCTAGTAGTTAATAGGGGGATTAAAAGTGTTTGATTATAGTCTGAAAGCTAGATAAAGTAATAACTTTATCTAGCTTTTAATGTATGAATAGGAGGATAAACGATGGATTGTCATATTAGATCAATGTATTTATGTGTTAAGGATATGGAACGAGCAATTTGTTTTTATGAGGAACTATTTGAAAAGAGGGTTCTTGTTAGGGATGAGGTCTATAGTGTATTTGATCTTGATGGCTTTCGTCTTGGATTATTTGCCTATGAGAAGATGAAGGAAGTACATAACTACGGCAATAATTGCTTGCCAAGTATTGATGTTGAGAGTAAGGAAATTCTAGAGAAAAAGATTGAGGGACTTACAATACCGTTTCCAGTGAAGAAGATCGGAGACAACTGGGTTGCAGAGTTTATTGATAGTGAAGGAAATCAATTAGAGATAACAGCACCGGTAAAGTGATCCATGTAAGAAGTTTCGTTTACACAGCTCCCTATAAATGTTATAATAGTCCTAATTATGAAAGAAATGAGAATCGTGTTAAATAGGTGAGGGTAATGAAGGAAAAGGTAAGCCGTTTGGCAAAAGGAATATTTGAATACGAGAATCCAGAACTAATTGTGTCAGAGTCTACAATTGAGATTACAGTTAAGACAGAGAAAGTAAAGAAGGGATTTTTTACTCTTTCCAATAGCAGACATGAGATGATGAAGGGAATTGTTTACTCTTCGGATCGAAGATTTCATATCGTAAATGGAACCTTCTATGGGCGAGAAACAGAGATTCATTATGAATATCGTGAGGATGCCGTATTAACGGAAGATAAGAAGATAGAAGTGTCCATTGTAAGCAGTATTGGTGAAGCAACTATTCCAGTAAAGATCATTCATGAGCTGCCTTACATTGAATGTGCAAAAGGAAAAGTATATGATCTGGATCAGCTATTACTTCTTGCGAAAGAGGATATGGCAGAAGCAATTAAGATCTTTAAGCATCCTGACTTTGTAAGTGTTTTCTTACAAGGAGATGAGATCGGGAGTGCGAAGTATCGCTGCTTATTAGAGAGTACATCTACGAGCCATGCTTTAGAGGAGTTTTTGATTGCCCTACATAAGAAAGATCCTGTTCGGATTGAATCAACAAAAAAGGACTATCTGTTTGAACAGATGACAGAAGCTAGAAAAGAATCAATTCAGTTGACGAAGACGGGATGGGGAAATGCAGAGTATAAGATATACTCAGATGTACCATTTTTACTTCCAGAGCATAAGATCGTCTGGATGGAGAATTTTATCGGGGATGAATATGAACTTACCTATATGATCGATATCGATAAGATGCGCGGCGGGATCAATGAGGGAAATATTATTTTGGAATCCGTACATCAGAAGCTGTCGATTCATATTATTGTAGAGCGTGTAAAAGAATTACCTTATGAAATTGTGGTAAAAAGAAAATATAAGAAAAATGAAGTACTGCTTACAAAGAAATATTTAGAGTTTCGTTTTATGCAGATTGACAAAGATACTTATATTAAGGATATGGAGCATATCTTACATGATCTGATCTCCATTGAACCAGAGACAAAGAGTCAGTTATTACAATTACATTTACTGCTGGTACAAGAAAATTATGTTCAAGCCAAACATTTAATTGAAGTATTTGAGTCTCAGAAGGATCAGCTATTAGAGGAGTCAGTATTGAATTATCTGATCTTCTTATATTTGAAAGCACTGTTTACGAAGAGTAAAGATGATATTAATGATGCACTTCGTATTACGAAGGAATATTATCATCAAGAAAAGAATGACTGGATGTATCAGTGGCTGATCATGAATCTGGAAAGTGGAGTTAATGGTAAGGGCCCAGATCGAATTGAAGTGGTAAAAGCATTAATGGAGACAGGAATTCATACACCAGTACTATATTATGAGGCTTTTCATGAATACAAGAAACAGCCGGCCTTATTAAAGGAGCTGGGAGCATTTGAATTACAGATCATGCATTTTGGAATTCACTATGATGGTCTAACGGGAGAACTAAAAGATCAGTTCCTTTTCTTAGTTGGACGAATGAAGAATCTTCCGGTTTTACTGTTTCATGATTTGGTTCGAATGTATGAAAAGAAAGAAGAGGATGAGGTATTAACGGCTATTATCCGTTTCTTGATCAAAGAGGGGAAAGATAGTTCTCAGTATTTCCCTTGGTATGAAAAAGGAGTTAAGAAGCAGTTAAAGATTACCCAGCTTTATGAATATTATATGTATGCTCTTCCGGAGAAACTTGTTAATCCAATGCCTCAGTCTGTTTTGCTATATTTCTGGCGAAATTCACATCTGCCAGAGTCGAAGAAAGCATGTTTATTTGCGGAAGTGATCCGTCAGAAGGATAATTCGCCTCAGATTTATGAAGATTACTTAAGTCAGATCAAGCCATTTGTGATCAACCAGCTGCGAAAGAAGAATATATCAAGCCAGCTTGCTTTTCTGTATGAACAGAATTTAAAACCGGAGCAGATCAATGAAGAGATGGCATTCCTATTTCCAACGGTTATGTTTCGTTATCGCATTACCTGTGATAATCAGAGAATGGTACGTCTCGGGATTATCCATACAGAATTAAAAGATACTAGTGAGACAAGTCTGTCAGAACAAGAGGCATATGTTAACTTATATACAGGAAATGCTATACTTTATACAGTGGATGAAAAGGGAAATCGTTATCTTGATACGGTTGCGCTTCATAAAGAGCCTCTAATGGATTATGAGAGTTATGCAGATGCCTGCTATGAGAAAAATAAGCAAGATGATTATCTCTTATTACATCAATTTGATAAGGGTGAGAATGAAGAGAATGAGAGTATGGAGAAAATCTATGCAAGACAGCGTCTTTTAGAAAGCACTGTAATATCCGATCAGTACAAGAAGAAAGGATTTAAGGACTTGATCCAATATTTCTTCCAGTATAAGAACGGGCAGCAGTTAGAAGAGTATCTAGGAACAATTGATATCAGAAAGATCGATGCAGCACAACGAGCTTTAGTGATCGAGTACTATATTCTGTGTGATCTCTTTGAAAAGGCAATTGAGGCGATTACTACGTATGGATTTGAAGGAATACCATTAGATCGATTAAATAAATTAAGTAAGTTCGTATTACAATCCACTCATCCATTTATGGAAAGTGAGATATTCATGGGTATTTGCTATCGCTTATTTGTGGAGGTAAGCGATAAGTTAGAAATCGATGATAAGGTAATGATGTATCTGATTGAAAGATATGATGGAAAAAGCATGAATATGTATGAACTGTGGGAAGAGGCAAAGAAACGAAAGCTAGTTGCGACAGGATTAGAGGATCGACTTTTAGGACAATTGCTTTTTACTGAAATAGACTATAAAAAGACAGAAGAGATCTTTTTCTCTTATATTGAGAGTGGAAAATCCAAGTTATTAATTCGTGCTTTTTTATCGTATGCGGCTTATAACTATGTTGTGAAAAATGTTGAAATTAATCCGAGATTGTTTATATTTATGAAACAAGAGGCGCTGCATGAATATAGCGAGCCTTGTCTTCTTGGAGTGCTGATGCATTATAGTACGTATGAGAGATTGCTTACGGAAGAAGAGAAGAATTATATCGACTATCATATTCATGATTTTATTGGAAAAGGTAAGATTTTCCCATTCTTTAAAAAGTTTAAGAATCAAATTCGTCTTCCGGAAAGTGTTATGGATAAGCATTTTGTAGAATATAAGACAGATCCGAGAAAGCGTGTCTTTATTCATTATCTGATCGATAAGAGCGAAGAGAACGAAAAGTATATTGTTGAAGAAATGAAAAATGTTTACGCAGGAATCTTTGTAAAGGATTTCTTGCTGTTCTATAATGAGGTTCTTCAATACTATATTACCGAAGTGGATGGCAGTGAAGAAAAGGTAACGAAAAGCGGTGAGGAACAACTAGAAGGCATATCAGGCAGTAAGCGTACACCAAATCGATACAGCTTGATGAATTCTATGCTGAAATCATATGAGCGAAATGATCGAGAAGCGCTTCTAAAGGATATGAAATTATATGTGCAGAACGATTATGCTGCGAGAAGTTTATTTAAACCGTTGTAGAAGGAGGGAAAAGAATGAATGAGCAAAGAACATTGATTGTCGGAATGGACCTAAGTGAAGATTATATTCAACTTTGCTATTTTAATCATCAGACATTTGATGTGACTCCTATTTCTGCAACTAGTAAGACAAATGAATTCTTAATCCCTACAATTTTAGGTGTTGCAGAAGACACCAAAGAATGGGTATTAGGAAGAGAAGCTTTTGATCTAGTGAAAGAAAATCGAGGAATTTTGATCGATCGTGTATTAGAACGTGTGAAGGCTGGTAACGGGGCGCTAGTCTATGGTGCCATCACCGAGCCGGTACTCTTAATGGAAAAGCTACTTCGCAAAGTATTATTACTTTTGAAACGTGATTTTCCGGTGGATACGATTCGCTTTCTGACCATATCGGTTGATTGTCTGGATATCAACTACATTCAGGTTCTATATCAGGCATTGGAAATGTTGGGATTATATAAAGATCGTGTTCGAATTCAGAGCAGCCAATGTAGCTTTATGTATTATGCATTAAGTCAGAAACGAGAACTATGGATGAATGATGTTGCATTATTTGATTTTTCCGAGAAAGGTCTCTGCTACTATCAGCTCAGTATCAATCGTAAATGTCGTCCAATGGCGGTATCCATTGCGAAACAAGACTTTAGCGATACCGTTTCCTTTGATATGGTGAAACAAAAGGATGAGAATCTTGCATATGTCTTCAATAATCTTGCTGGGACAGCGATGTTTAAGAAGATAATCTCTACCGTATATTTAGTAGGAGCAGGGTTTGATGGAGAGTGGTTAAATGAAGCACTTCCAGAACTGTGTAAAGGGCGCAGAGTATTTAAAGGGCGCAATCTCTATGCGTATGGAGCTTGCTATCATGCAAGAGAAATGGTAGAGCAGAATAAATTAAAAGAGTATGTATTCTTAAGTGATGAAATGCTATCAGTAGCAGTAGCTATGGATATCTATGAGGATGCTAAGATGCAAGAGATGGCTTGTGTCATGCCTGGTACTCCATGGTATGAGGTAGGGCAGGAGTTTGATGTTATTTTAGATGATACAAATGAGATTGATATGCAGGTCTATGACATTTTAACGAGGGAATCCCAACGGGTTAAGATCGTTATGGAGAATATGAAGAAACGAGAAAATAAGATGACGAGAGTTCGAATTCGAATTCAGTGTATTGATCGTAACACAATGGTAATTACAGCAAAGGATTTAGGCTTTGGCGATTATGTGAAACGAAGTAACCGAATCTTCGAGCAGATCGTAATGATACGGTAAGAGTCTGGTAAAGGAGGGACAGCAAATGGGAAAATTGATCAGATGTACAGGGGTCATGGCTCAGAACCCATATAAATTCATGATGACCGGAGTGAGTGTGTACTCGATTGAAGAGATGAGTTATTACATTTACAACAATATTTATGCCATTGAGGAGAATCTTCTAGATGAAAATTTCATCGCATGGGTTCGTGATGAAATTCATATGAAGCCACTTGCTGATAAACTATTTACCCTCTATCAGAATAAAAATAATTTAAAGGATATTGTGGTGACTATCTTATGCAGTAATGATTATTACTCGGAAAAAGAAGTAAAAGAGATTATTCTCATCATGGATGAAATTATTAATCTTCCTTACATTAAACGTCAGAAAATGAAGGCAGATAATTTCTTGAAATATGGACAGTACTCCAAGGCGGCAGCAGAGTATACAAGTATCGTAAAAAGCAAGGATATCGGAAAGTTCACGAAAGAAGAGTATGGTAACATCCTTCATAATCTTGGTGTGACATGGGTTAGGATAAAGACTTATGAAGAAGCGCAAGACAAGTTTAAGGAGGCTTATACTTT carries:
- a CDS encoding methionine ABC transporter ATP-binding protein, which codes for MEVIQVRSLTKDYGNKKGIFDVDLCVKKGEVFGFLGPNGAGKTTTIRHLLGFMRPQKGTVSVLGLDAYEDSEEIGKRLGYLPGEIAFMDQMTGEQFIHFIGEMRGMQDFSYAETLLEEFKFDASGDIRKMSKGMKQKLGIICAFMHDPEVLILDEPTSGLDPLMQKRFVELVLKEKKKGKTILMSSHIFEEVEKTCDRIGMIKDGRILTVQDADTLTKSKENRYIIYFSSEEMAEQFAAAYADVISQNQKEVVVAVRDEMTDLIRALTEYKVLSLKQETLNLEEIFMQYYGGGMND
- a CDS encoding ABC transporter, permease protein, whose amino-acid sequence is MISKPLWKYNCKVNRVLFILVLAVSSMYVAVVVSMYDKDFVQKMNTLMEMFPKQLMDAMGMSSMGGTLLSFAGQYLYGMLFLLLPLVYTIPVANRLVAKQVERGSMAYLLATGNSRKRIVRTQILFSIVGVGVMVLFLTVFLVVAAACKPGITIDYIGLLRLNTGLLLLHFAISAITFLASCICNETKYCLMLGAGISILFYVFQMLYNLHEQMDALKLFRYVTIYSLFDVNGLIDGSLGGIVKMLFLLVIGFLCYVTGYQVFVRKDLLL
- a CDS encoding lactoylglutathione lyase family protein, diverged, which translates into the protein MDCHIRSMYLCVKDMERAICFYEELFEKRVLVRDEVYSVFDLDGFRLGLFAYEKMKEVHNYGNNCLPSIDVESKEILEKKIEGLTIPFPVKKIGDNWVAEFIDSEGNQLEITAPVK